Proteins encoded by one window of Candidatus Nomurabacteria bacterium:
- a CDS encoding ATP-dependent helicase — translation MKLEFDEAYKKLNKAQKEAVDSIEGPVMVIAGPGTGKTQVLTLRIANILQKTDTPADGILCLTFTNSGVRAMRERLLRLIGPDGSRVKISTFHSFASGVLDEFYEALGLSQAPKLIDDRDAVILIDELLEGNDWEYLRPRSGGANNFKDLKSLISLAKRERMAPKDLLESIDQEIQSFKTNPEHISSRGATKGELKKETAEKIIRLQRTKEAASFYSLYEKTKAERSLADYDDILEYLVRLVQISSDAKDSIRERYLYVLVDEHQDSSGVQNEFLAEVWGSVEKPNVFVVGDDRQLIYGFGGASLSHFENFGTVFNGAKVIPLVENYRSTTEILTVADHILKSSIVTSKLQSQSKEHHSIELVEAAFPRDEILAAGLAIKKKIEDGVSPEQCVVLVPKNAQVRSAIPILLDLGLPVAAGNNKHFFLASETQSLVKLLRVIIAPFSTDAVASVLLDPISGVPVMMAHKFLKEHGNKISVEKFVQGEDEIKIFGDVLLELIGEKRDLYSFIQVLGEKFFFSHASTTESLLQKIEIVRTFLHLALAQMEKDPEISLKEFVTFIDRLASYGQDIPLAVFSATSGVRVMTLHASKGLEFDFVWIAHLDEASLMKGKQMGFTLPEKLSEKVSKKDELTARRELYVALTRGKRFATFSYAVSGYTGGDQELAKIIAMLPQELLQKTTAQETEKQILDHDPKAYVASEPIREEKNAIEEVRQLVRSEAFPMKLAVTHLNNFFSCPWMWYFRNFLRLPEAKSESLDFGNLIHACLNHYFKKPSVADDIPALVDQEIERMKLFDERIVARFKKDAVTWLPQLLLVEYKKFSENTRTEVPLVYQDSELTNIAITGKIDLVELLDDETIQVTDFKTGRAYAKRDIEKRDEEGRLGDKLRQLAMYAYLISHQKDQKVISNSRLVFIESAADDKNRFYETKITNAEIELLKKDIYDFVEALESGEWVNRPCYNQKFGQKECMYCKLKELVK, via the coding sequence ATGAAACTTGAGTTTGACGAAGCATATAAGAAATTAAATAAAGCTCAAAAGGAGGCTGTGGATTCGATCGAGGGACCAGTGATGGTGATCGCCGGCCCTGGTACTGGCAAAACCCAGGTACTGACGCTACGTATTGCAAATATTTTACAAAAAACTGATACGCCAGCTGATGGTATACTCTGCCTTACCTTTACCAATTCTGGTGTCCGAGCTATGCGAGAGCGTTTGCTCCGCTTGATTGGCCCTGATGGGTCACGCGTAAAAATATCTACATTCCATAGCTTTGCAAGCGGTGTGTTGGATGAATTCTATGAGGCACTAGGTCTATCTCAGGCGCCCAAGCTTATTGATGATCGCGATGCGGTTATTTTAATTGATGAGTTACTCGAAGGAAATGATTGGGAATATTTGCGCCCTCGCTCCGGTGGAGCTAATAATTTTAAAGATCTAAAATCACTTATATCGCTCGCTAAGCGAGAGCGTATGGCTCCAAAAGATTTATTAGAGTCTATCGATCAAGAAATCCAATCTTTCAAAACTAATCCAGAACATATTTCTTCACGCGGGGCAACAAAAGGCGAGCTGAAAAAAGAAACTGCAGAAAAAATTATACGTCTACAACGGACAAAAGAGGCGGCGAGTTTTTATAGTTTGTATGAAAAAACAAAAGCAGAACGGAGCCTTGCTGATTATGATGACATACTTGAATATTTGGTCAGGCTCGTACAGATTTCATCAGATGCCAAAGATAGCATTCGCGAGCGATATTTATATGTTCTAGTCGATGAGCATCAGGATTCTTCTGGTGTACAGAATGAATTTCTCGCTGAAGTATGGGGCTCTGTCGAGAAACCAAACGTATTTGTCGTGGGTGATGATCGTCAACTCATTTATGGTTTTGGGGGAGCATCACTATCACATTTTGAAAACTTTGGAACTGTTTTTAATGGAGCAAAAGTTATTCCGCTTGTAGAAAATTATAGATCGACTACTGAAATTTTAACTGTTGCAGATCATATACTTAAGAGTAGTATTGTCACAAGCAAATTGCAAAGCCAGAGTAAGGAGCATCATTCTATAGAGCTTGTCGAAGCTGCTTTCCCTCGTGATGAGATACTTGCGGCCGGACTTGCGATAAAGAAAAAGATTGAAGATGGTGTTTCGCCTGAGCAATGCGTAGTACTAGTGCCCAAAAATGCACAGGTACGAAGCGCAATTCCAATACTTTTAGATCTAGGACTACCTGTTGCCGCCGGGAACAACAAACATTTCTTTTTAGCTTCTGAAACTCAGTCACTCGTAAAGCTTCTTCGGGTTATTATTGCTCCGTTTAGTACAGATGCAGTTGCATCTGTACTACTTGATCCGATTTCTGGTGTGCCTGTTATGATGGCGCACAAGTTTTTGAAAGAGCATGGCAACAAAATTTCAGTCGAGAAATTCGTACAAGGTGAAGATGAAATAAAAATATTTGGTGATGTACTGCTTGAGCTTATTGGTGAAAAGAGAGACCTCTATTCATTTATCCAAGTCCTTGGCGAGAAATTTTTCTTTAGCCACGCAAGCACCACTGAATCATTGCTCCAAAAAATCGAAATAGTGAGGACCTTTTTACATCTTGCGCTTGCGCAAATGGAGAAGGATCCAGAGATTAGTCTTAAGGAATTCGTCACTTTTATAGATCGGCTTGCGTCGTATGGTCAAGATATCCCATTGGCTGTTTTTTCTGCTACGAGTGGTGTGCGAGTGATGACATTGCATGCTTCAAAAGGTTTGGAGTTCGACTTTGTATGGATTGCGCATCTCGATGAAGCTTCGCTCATGAAAGGCAAACAAATGGGTTTTACATTACCAGAAAAACTTTCAGAAAAAGTTTCGAAAAAGGATGAGCTGACAGCGCGACGTGAGCTCTATGTGGCACTTACTCGAGGCAAGCGATTTGCAACATTCTCATATGCGGTATCTGGATACACGGGAGGTGATCAGGAGCTTGCAAAAATCATTGCCATGCTACCGCAAGAATTGCTCCAAAAAACAACAGCACAAGAAACAGAAAAACAAATTCTAGACCATGACCCAAAGGCATACGTGGCGAGCGAACCCATACGAGAAGAAAAAAATGCAATAGAAGAAGTGCGACAGCTGGTGCGTTCTGAAGCTTTCCCGATGAAACTAGCTGTTACGCATTTGAATAATTTTTTCAGCTGTCCATGGATGTGGTATTTCAGAAATTTTTTGCGACTACCGGAAGCCAAGAGTGAGAGTCTTGATTTTGGTAATCTTATCCACGCATGCCTCAATCATTATTTCAAAAAACCATCAGTTGCAGATGATATTCCTGCATTAGTAGATCAGGAAATTGAGAGGATGAAGCTCTTTGACGAGAGAATCGTGGCGCGTTTCAAAAAAGATGCAGTTACATGGTTGCCACAGTTACTCCTCGTTGAGTATAAAAAGTTTAGCGAGAATACAAGGACGGAGGTGCCTTTGGTGTACCAAGATTCTGAGCTCACAAATATAGCAATAACAGGCAAGATCGATCTTGTAGAATTACTTGATGATGAGACGATCCAAGTTACTGACTTCAAGACTGGGCGAGCATATGCTAAGCGTGATATTGAGAAGCGGGATGAAGAGGGGCGGCTTGGCGATAAGCTTCGACAACTTGCAATGTATGCCTACCTCATCAGCCATCAGAAAGACCAAAAAGTGATTTCAAATTCACGCCTTGTATTTATAGAATCCGCTGCCGATGATAAAAACAGGTTCTATGAAACAAAGATTACGAATGCAGAAATCGAGCTTCTGAAGAAGGATATTTATGATTTTGTCGAAGCATTGGAATCCGGTGAGTGGGTAAATCGTCCATGTTACAACCAAAAATTCGGCCAGAAAGAATGTATGTACTGTAAACTAAAGGAACTTGTAAAATAA
- a CDS encoding DNA-3-methyladenine glycosylase I — MKSKEKIRCAWVEDDLRMQEYHDTVWGVPKRKDQDIFEAIVLDTHQAGLSWKCILHKRDNFAKAFHDFDATKVAQMGKRDVTKLMQNAGIIRNRLKIESTITNAKSFLIIQKEFGSFSKYIWSFTGGKTIHHSFSPNKKLPPTSAISDAMSIDLKKRGFKFVGSTICYAFMQGIGMVHDHTTNCFRYKSR; from the coding sequence ATGAAAAGCAAAGAAAAAATCCGTTGTGCATGGGTGGAGGACGACCTGAGAATGCAGGAATATCACGATACGGTTTGGGGAGTACCGAAGAGAAAAGATCAAGATATTTTCGAAGCCATCGTGCTCGATACGCATCAGGCGGGTTTGTCATGGAAATGTATACTCCACAAAAGAGATAATTTTGCTAAAGCTTTCCATGATTTTGATGCGACTAAAGTTGCTCAGATGGGGAAGCGTGATGTTACTAAGCTTATGCAAAATGCCGGCATTATCCGCAATCGTCTGAAAATAGAATCAACGATTACCAATGCTAAAAGTTTTCTAATTATTCAAAAAGAATTCGGTAGTTTTTCTAAATATATTTGGAGCTTTACTGGAGGCAAAACGATCCATCATTCTTTTAGTCCTAACAAAAAGCTTCCCCCGACATCGGCTATATCTGATGCAATGAGTATAGACTTGAAAAAGCGAGGATTCAAATTTGTCGGCTCGACCATTTGCTATGCATTCATGCAAGGCATCGGCATGGTGCACGATCATACAACGAATTGTTTCCGGTATAAATCTAGGTAA
- a CDS encoding DUF1761 domain-containing protein, whose amino-acid sequence MIPVNYVAILVCGLVGMFIGFLWHSKILFGVAFMEASGMDMNMPPEKMKEIQKGMWKLYLTQFVLLLIELYVLSHIIVMGMAYFGTTGAMSGVSTAFWVWLGFAMPLSASGAMWSNRPRKMAWRLFFINAGYMLVSLLIFGAILGAWM is encoded by the coding sequence ATGATCCCAGTAAATTATGTAGCGATATTAGTGTGTGGACTTGTAGGAATGTTTATAGGTTTCCTGTGGCATTCAAAAATCCTTTTTGGAGTAGCATTCATGGAAGCTTCTGGTATGGATATGAACATGCCACCAGAGAAAATGAAAGAGATTCAGAAAGGTATGTGGAAATTATATCTCACGCAGTTTGTGCTCTTGTTGATCGAGTTATATGTCCTCTCTCATATTATTGTGATGGGTATGGCATACTTTGGCACAACTGGAGCTATGTCAGGTGTTTCAACAGCGTTTTGGGTGTGGCTAGGATTTGCAATGCCACTATCTGCTAGTGGTGCCATGTGGAGCAATCGCCCTCGCAAAATGGCATGGAGATTATTCTTTATCAATGCTGGCTATATGCTCGTGTCACTTTTGATTTTCGGTGCGATATTGGGTGCATGGATGTAA